A single window of Meiothermus sp. DNA harbors:
- the tsaB gene encoding tRNA (adenosine(37)-N6)-threonylcarbamoyltransferase complex dimerization subunit type 1 TsaB has product MLVLALDTATPYLVLGLPQAERSIRLGRRHAEALWAELEAFLRQAGVGLRDLEGIAVGRGPGSYTGLRVGIAAGLGLARGLGVRVVGVDTLEATAMRYRGQVTVAHSTRNGLCYTASYQVEADHATLLQAPQRSRLNALQPAGLLTLDEPPSGKGLTRLGIRALQSGLTQIEPLYL; this is encoded by the coding sequence GTGCTGGTACTTGCCTTGGACACTGCGACCCCCTATTTGGTGCTGGGCCTTCCCCAGGCCGAGCGGTCTATCCGCTTGGGACGCCGCCACGCCGAGGCGCTTTGGGCAGAGCTCGAGGCTTTCTTGCGCCAAGCTGGGGTTGGGCTGCGCGACCTTGAGGGCATTGCAGTGGGGCGTGGGCCGGGCTCTTATACCGGGCTCCGGGTGGGCATTGCGGCCGGGCTGGGGCTGGCCCGAGGGCTGGGGGTGCGGGTTGTCGGGGTCGATACGCTCGAGGCCACCGCGATGCGTTACCGGGGCCAGGTTACCGTGGCCCATAGCACGCGCAACGGACTTTGTTATACCGCTAGTTATCAAGTGGAAGCCGATCATGCTACCCTTCTGCAAGCCCCGCAGCGCAGCCGACTCAATGCCTTACAGCCTGCCGGACTGCTTACGCTGGACGAGCCGCCCTCCGGTAAAGGCCTGACCCGACTGGGTATCCGCGCATTGCAATCCGG